The Delphinus delphis chromosome 2, mDelDel1.2, whole genome shotgun sequence genome segment gctttaaaaaaaaatctgttttgacTTCTGGCAATACCAGTGGCAATATCTGCCGTATGTTACAGTAGACGTTGCCCTTGTGATGGGAACTGTGGACAGTCTGTGGAGAGCCTGGGCCAAGTTTGAAATCGCCAAGGTCACCTTTAAATATAGAGGAAAAAATGCTATTAGAGTTCTCTGATATTAACATGGGTATAtcagtgatgaaagaaaacaaatcttcTATCGCTATACCTGTTCTACGTTTCAACAGTGTCAGGATATAGCATTTCTTCCAATGCATGAGTTATTTTTAGACTCTATTATATATCTTTGAGATTGAAAAACTGCccctaaaatatttgaagatgctTGGTAATCTCTTTATAATATCTGTCTAGAATGTTGTGTAGACCTTTGGCTAAGAAGGGGAGAAATTTTGGCTTTGCCAGCACCTCTGCAaatcatgattaaaaactctggGAGGAAGAGGCCTTGGCTCAGATTAGATGaggaatgaaattcaaaattaactATTCACCTGAGGCTTAGCTTCTATAAACCACTGTTTTAGGGGCATATAAACTCTAATAAGTTTAATTAATCGCTGACACACTTTTCATGTGGATAAGTAAGTTTCTTATTGTATTAACACCTCAtaattgatttacattttaaacagttGTCATTCTACTTAGTTCAAAGTGATATTTCCATACTCGGAAAGACAAGTATTAGAGAATCCTGATTATTAAATCTTGACTTTGATCATGAAGCCAGCTTTGAAATACAAGTTTCATTGGGTCCTTTCAAGCTCTCTGGCATGGCAGCTCGGAAGTGTATGTATTAAATTTGAATAGATCACCCATCAAATTCTTCCTCCTTCCTAAAGTGTTGGTGTCTGGGTTTACCTGGcgcttcattatttccttttgcttctctaAAATGCCCGAAGAGTGCATTGCACTCGAGCAAAAATGGAAgtacaagaatgaaatttttaACACTAACCcaattttacatttcaaagaggtAAAGCTAAAAAATTTATCTTACCTATGCCTTTCCCTCGTAAAAGACTTACTCCAATGTAATGATGCTGGCTGCACATGACAGCATAAAATCTCTGTgttcctttgttttaaatttctgagcAGAATtgtacaataaagaaaattatttctcatcTATTAAAGTAATGGCCGATTATTAGAgaagttgaaaaataaagaaacataggGAGACAATAAAGTTATTCAGTTTATAAACCCATCGCCAAAAGGCAACcacttttaacattttggtgtattcCATTGCTGTCTCTTCCCATTTcactatatgtttatatatagtggaaaaaaaaattttaatgtagttgaGCTAATAAAAACATGTCAGTTAAACCatcttttattttgatgaagcttttttttttttttttttttttttgcggtacgggggcctctcactgttgtggcctctcccgttgcggagcacaggctctggacgcacaggatcagcagccatggctcacgggcccagccacatcatggcatgcgggatcctcccagaccggggcacgaatccgcgtcccctgcatcggcagacggactttcaaccactgcgccaccagggaagcccattgatGAAGCAGTATTTTAAAGGAATAGAATATAACTTTACCTTGTGCTGAGGAATGCAGTACAGATCCCTCAGGAGGAATGCAGGAAGGGGCGTGCTACACACCCAGTCTGTGTGTGTAGTTTACCTGACTGAGATTAGGGAAGTGGGCTAATAGCCTGGAGGGCTTTCCCTGCTGATGTCTGCAATGCCTGGTTTGCAGGGGCTGGGGACCGATGAGGACTCCCTCATTGAGATCATCTGCTCGAGGACCAACCAGGAGCTGCAGGAAATCAACAGAGTCTACAAGGAAAGTGAGTAGCCCCAGTTCTGTGGTGCACCCTCTCAGCCCTGTTTCTGTGACCCCCATCCTGGCCTGCGGGGCTGGTGTTCAGGATAGGGTGCCTGGATTACTTGTGGAGAAATGCTTGCCACCTGGACCGTCCAGGGGTCTGCTCTGTTCCAGGTCCCTCTCCTCCATCTCCTGATGGCCTGGGTTTTGATGATGACGTTCCCCTAGAACTAATACAAAAGGATATACAGGAACgaaagcagagaaaacaaacaaaaaagaaaaaagagatctgGTGGGGAGAAGTAGAAAGTATTTTACGTGGATTTCTTGGAATGGGTGCTGTCCAGTTTCTGCTGAGGAGGTTCCCAGCTCTTGACTGGATCACTGTTGCAAGAGGCGCGTGGACCTTTGTGCACCAAGCAGTGTAGGAGACCCGGGTGGAGTAAATGATGCAGCTTACATGTGTACGTGGTACCACTACATTTAAACAGAgatgctattttgaataataaagtACAAAGTCATTGAAAAGTACTCTTTAATTGTTACTAGTTTTTGCCATTGTGCATTTTCTCGATCAGTAGATAATAAACCgcagttgtgtatgtgtgtatgtgtgtgtgtgtgtgtagtcctCCAAATTTTTTAATGATCCAAATAAGTATAGTCCAGAAGTTTGGGAACCAGTATTTCAGCTACCCAGGAAGTCACTGATCAAAGGTGAGCTTGAAGATCCCTGGTCTGATCCTGTTCTGCGTGTCCCTTGTCACTGATAATAGCATTGGCTCTGATTTTATGAGGGTAAAGATCATTCCAGAGAGTCCACCTCCTTTGGGTGGGTACCTCCATGCTGCCACAGCTGTTTCTGCTTTTTAGAGGCTTAGTGGGCAGGGGATAAGTGGGACGGGTGgctggctggctgcacaggcagGAAGCATCAAACCAgatatgttgttttgttttccaagtgTACAAGACCGATCTGGAGAAGGATATCGTTTCTGACACGTCTGGTGACTTCCGCAAGCTGATGGTCGCCCTCTCGAAGGTTGGTTTCCAGTTTATTTCTTTGTCCTTGCTTCCTCCCAAGGCAAGTTGTGCGCCTCATTTTATACCTGGGAACGAATTAACTCAGTCCCCTGTGCCTGCATCAGAAATTCCAGCTGCATTTTCGACAGTGGGTTTGCACTGTCACTGCAGAGTTGTCATTTTTGTATAATAGGATTTCTTATCCTGCAAAACCGTATGGTCAGGTGGACTTTGGGGCCAGAGGAGGAAGAAGCGGCTCTCAGCTCCTGGCCTGGATTTACGTGCCAGCCCTCACTGTGACTCGGGGAAGGTCATTTTGCCCCTATCTGTGGTCACATAGGACCCAGGGGCAAGTGACCctcttgtttctttcacttgCTTTCATTTCTTAAGAGACGGTTTGCCCAGGTAGTGGTTTCCCTGGAGAGGTCTTTGCTTGTTTGCTAATGTGAACACATTAATGTGGATGAAAGGCATTTCCTTCCTTAGTCTGAGTTCTGACCCGAGAGCAGTTTAATGTGTATTAGCTGGGCGAGGGAAGAGGAAGTTTCCCCTGGGAACCCTGATGACAAATGGTCGATGGGCATGCTGTGTCCTGCCCACGCACCTCTCCATCACCATAACAGCTCCGTactcccctccccagctcacTTCTCTACCACGTGCCCTGCATACCGCCACccacccatctttttttttttttttttttttttgcggtacgcaggcctctcactgttgtggcctctcccgttgcggagcaacaggctccagacgcacaggctcagcggccatggctcacgggcccagccgctccgcggcatgtgagatcttcccagaccggggcacgaacccgtgtcccctgcatcggcaggcagactctcaaccactgtgccaccagggaagcccccacccatCTTTTTGAAATCCACTTGCACCAAGCTCCTGATCAACAGACATTTCTGCTGCATCAAATCCAAACTCTCAACTGCCTTTAAGTGTCTTCTGTCCGCTGGCCCTCCCTAACTTAGTCCTCGCTAGGCTTCCCTCCCGCTCACCTTCTCCTTGGCTGGGCGCACGTCACTCCCCTGTGCCGCTCCTCTTGTGCGGAATGGCTTCTCCTGCTTCCCACTGCCAGCCTCATCTGATGGAGCCTTTGCGCTTTGCCTCAGCTGTACCCCATTGTCCACAGACTTTGCTGACGATTCTGCCTGACagatttctgccttcttttgcatTTCACGTCTACTTAGAGACACAGATACTGTGTTGTTTTACCATTTATTCCATGCGTATTTCTCCATCTGGGCTGTGAACTCTCTGAAGGAAGGAGCTAAATATCATTACCTTTTTTAGGGGGAGGAGGGTAGATTCTGTAAGGTGCTTAGCCCAGAACTGGGTAACAAGAGGGTATAGCCCCCACTTCACTGCCTCAATTATTGTAACAATCCTTGGTCTTACCTAGACTTTTTGCTTTTaacctagacttttttttttttttttggcggtacgcgggcctctcactgttgtggcctctcccgttgcggagcacaggctccggacacgcaggctcagcagccatggcccatgggcccagccgctccacggcatgtgggatcctcccggaccggggcatgaacctgtgtcccctgcatcggcaggcggactcccaaccactgagccaccagggaagccctaacctagacttttaagtgaagaaaaattTCAAGAGGGTGTTTATTCAGTAAATAGTGGCTTACATGAGTTGGGGAGAAACtaacattttcagttttaaaatgtacaaagaaatacatttgatgttcttaattttttttttttttttttcctgtagggtCGAAGAGCAGAGGATGGCTCCGTCATTGATTATGAACTGATTGACCAAGATGCCCGGGTCAGTGCCAAGCTTCTTGGTGTTCGGGGTTTTGTTTCCTAGTCTCTGGATACTGGGTATAGTTATCCATCCTGCATAACAAATGACCTcaaactcagtggcttagaacaacaagcatttattatctctcagtttctgtgggtcaggaaccgGGAAGTGGCTCAGGACTTCTCCTGAGGTTGGAGACCAAGTGTGGACCAGGGCTGCGTCATCTGAGGGCCTGACAGCTTCAGGAGGATGTAGTAGTCCCCCACCCATGtgactgttggcaggaggccttaCGTTTTTTCCGCGTGGGCCTCTCGAAGGggttgcttgagtgtcctcacagaTGGCAGCTGGCTCtccccagagtgagtgatccaagAGACACAGCCAGGAGGAAGCCAGGTGCCTTTTATGGTGTAATCTCAAGAGTCACACACACTGTCACTTCTGTCGCACTCTGTTCATTAGAGGCGAGTCACTAGGTCTCGCTTCCAGTCAGTGGGAGGGGAAGTAGGCTCCACGTTTGTATGGGAGGAAGGTCAAAGAATTTGTGGGCTTCGTTTTCACTTTCTGGAAGCTGTGGTTATAAGGGGATATACCCTTATAATGCTGGTGTCAGTTACAGGTCAATTTCTGACTCACATTTGCTCATTTAGGCTTTGCTTGTTTCTGCAGGGTGTGATGCTGGTGTTCACACTGGTGGGCATTTGCTACAAACACACACTAATAGAATTCACAGCACAGAACAGTGGGAGGAGATGGTAGAGGCACAGGCGGAGATAGGAAGGCTTACTGCCCTTGGTGGTGGGGGAAGAGGTGAGAGAGGCAGAggcccttccttcttttctggctGAATAGAACTGCTGGTTCTCATTCCATAATCATCCAGAACTATTTGTGAAGCTGATTCAGATCACTGTGAACTACATGCCTTTCCCAGACGGTCGACAGCTGTCTCGAAGTATTTCATAAGAGCTGAAGAACAAAATCAATTTTTATccgttttagttttaaaattcagtatattTCACATAGCCCACTTAGCAGGAGGtagaaaaggtttttttaaatttattttttattaaatttatttgtttatttatttttggctgcgttgggtcttctttactgcgcgggctttctctagttgcggtgagcagggccttctgttgttgcggaacatggtctctaggcacgcgggcttcagtacttgtggctcccgggctctagagcgcaggctcagtagttgtggcgcgcgggcttagttgctccacagcatgtgggatcttcccggaccagggctcgaacccatgtcccctgcattggcaggcggattcttaaccgctgcgccatcagggaaatcCCTAGAAAAGGGTTTTGCAGCTCCCAGATAGTGGATGGTCACTGAATAAGTATCGGCTCTTGCATAagcctttctccctccttccctgccattCTTAGTGTCGCTTATAGCCCCTAAAATTTCCAGAAACTGAAAATGTGATTGGaccagctttttttttgttttcagctcCGTCATTTCCGGAGTCTCTAGGAATTCTGGGGGTGGGTATGTGACTTGTAGCTGTCTTTAGTAGATGACCAGTAGTTGTTGTGCTATTGAACGTGCCGAATGGAGGAGAGCTGGGTGTGCCAATGAGCATTGGCTTGTCCTTCTCTATATGAGTAGAGGTTCTTGGTCATGCCTTCGGTGTTCAGGGAAGGAGATTTCTACAGCATCACTCTCAAGAACAACCTCCTGTCATGCTGTATGTCTGTGCTTCAGGAAGACTGCTCTTAAGACTTTTGACCTAAACAGCACATTTTTCCTGTGTCTGCAGTGCAATCGTCCTTTCTCATTTTGGCGTTCTGAATGTATAGGTTTTGGGGTTTTGTGCGTGACGGGTTTTTAATGACCTTGCTCTGGACTGTGGAATTAACTTTCATGGTCGGTTGTGCTCGTAGGAACTCTACGATGCTGGCGTGAAGAGGAAAGGAACTGATGTTCCCAAGTGGATCAGCATCATGACCGAGCGGAGTGTGTGCCACCTCCAGAAAGGTGAGTGCTGTGCTGGGGAGGTCTTAGAGCCCCAGGGCCAAACCGGAGGGCCCTCTCCAGTGGGCCAGCTGGGTGTCTGTGTTGGGGCTCGGGTCTGCCAGAACAGAGTACACTCCCCGCTTTGTACCCTCTCATCTCACCCATTTTTCCTCACCAAGTCCATTCATCCTTCTTTCCCATTTTGGAtcgtttttttcccctaaatcctTCTGTGTGGTGCTTTGTTGTGCGCCTCTTCTCGTCTAGATCCTTTTATCTTGCTGTATCTGTTGAAGTAATGGACTTAGTTGGGTGCTATGTACTGTTTCTTGTGGCCCAGAGAAAGTGGGTTCCACGCCGGAGAGATGAAGATGGTCAAAACATGAGGCTGGGGCAGTGCCATTTAGGACAGGTGCACGGTACAGCTGTCCCAGGGCACGTGGTACAGTGTCAGCTCTGGTCTGCATGGCAGTCCCTAACCCTCTAGGACGCTATGATTATcatcatctgtgtgtgtgtgtgtgtgtgtgtgtgtgtgtgtgtgatgcataACCGTGTGGGTGACCATTGATAGTTTTGACTAGTGGCTCTGTTATAATAATTATCTGTTGCTTTTCATTAGTATTTGAAAGGTACAAGAGCTACAGCCCTTATGACATGCTGGAGAGCATCAAGATGGAGGTTAAAGGAGACCTGGAAAACGCTTTCCTGAACCTGGGTAAGCAGGTGTGGCCCCCCCATCCCTAGTGGACATCAGCTTTCAGTCAGCTAGCTGTGCTGAAGCAGAAGTAACAAATGGCCATCCTGTTAATTCAAGTGGCTTTGGGAGACATGAGACATGGCTTCTTTACATGATTTGGGTAGTTTCATAATCTTCACCGTATGAATTTAAGACACGGAACTGAAAAAGGGCTTACGTTGGTAGAATGGAGCGTTGCCCAGGAGGAATAAGATaaccagagagggcttccctggtggcgcagtggttgagagtccgcctgccgatgcaggggaccacgggttcgtgccccggtccgggaaaatcccacatgccgcggagcggctgggcccgtgagccatggccgctgagcctgcgcgtccggagcctgtgctccgcaacgggagaggccacaacagtgagaggcccctgtaccacaaaaaaaaaaaaaaaaagataaccagaGAAAGGGCTCTCTCCATTGGGGGAACTCACACATCCATTTGGGTTTCTGCATTGCTCAGAGTCCCCTGGTTTAAGAGCacagttgggggacttccctggtggcacagtggctaagaatccgtctgccaatgcaggagacatgggttcaagccctggtacgggaagatcccatgtgccgcggagcaactaagcccgtgcgccaccactactgaagcccgtgggcctaaagcccgtgctccccaacaagagaagccatcgcaatgagaagcccgcgcaccacaatgaagagtggcccccgctcgccgcaactagaggaagcccgcctgcagcaataaagacccagtgcagccaaaaataaataatatataaatttatttttaaaaaaaaagcacagctgGCTGATTCAGAGGATTCCTGGTTTTCCCTGAGCGTTTCCCATTTTGCAGAGCCCATTCCTGTTACGTCTGGTCATCTGGTGGTGCCCCAGGTCAGGGCTTCGCCCCCTActggtggaggagagaggagttactgacctttttcttctctccacaGTGCAGTGCATTCAGAACAAGCCCCTGTATTTTGCTGACAGACTGTACGACTCCATGAAGGTAAGGGCGACTGGCCGAGAAGTCCATGTTTCCACACTaggctttttcttcctttgtgcccCAGACGAAAGCTCCTGACTAGTGGATGGAGGAAGGGACTCCACTGTCTAGGTGCAGGAACACACTAGTCAGCTCTGCTTTTATGTGACAGGTGAGAAAACCACCAATCTGTCTTCTGTTTCTCCCAACTACTTGAACACGTGTTTGTGTACAGGTAGAAAGCAAAGTGCCACGGGAGAGAGAAAAGGCTGGATGGTGCTCATGTCAGATTCCTGTTCAGATTTCTCAGTGATTCCCTCCCGGTACCCCAGAGTAAggacagacaaggaaaagaggTTCTTAAGCAACCACTAGGCAGTAGACATTGTGCGACTTACTTTATCTTAAATCATTACCAAAACACCTGTGAGGCTTGTGTGACTCTTTTCCTTCTAGATGAGGAGAATGGAGCTTGGAAAGCTTCAGCTTGCTTGAGGTTACATAGCCCAACTTGAACttgggtctgtctgactccaaagccagccCTGCACTTTTCCCTTAAATGGACTGTCTCTTCCCACAGTCGCATCCCCTTTTCCACGCCTTAGATGTGCCTTGTGCCTCCTGGCTTCCAGGCCCTTGCCGCCTCTTCCTGGGTCACCCCCTTGTCCACACTGCCTCTCTCCCGTCTCCCCTCAGGTTCCATGTCAGGTATGGCCCGTTCTCTGCTCTGAGGTTCTGGATGTAAACTTTAGTGGTCCTTATTGCTTGTACCATTCAAATGGCATAGAGCCACGGTGAGCGTGGTAGCATGTGCTCTCTAAGCCCCCGAGAGCCAGGAGCTTTGTGTTACGTACGTAAACTCGCGCACTTCCTGACCTGAGCCTTGCAGTGGTTAGTGCTCAGTTCACGTTTACTGAATGTACAGCATGGGGGCTTTGTGCCGATTTCATGCTGGTGTGTTTGGAATTCCAAGGCGCTCATTGTTCTTAAGGGAGCAGTTTTGCGGTTATCTTTGCAGTCTCTTAGAGGGCGGCATCAGGAACCCAAATGAGTTCCATGCGCAGGAGAACTCACTAGACTCTTTTTTAATGATTAACATTGTCAGCGAATTATAACTCGGAGTGTAAATTTGACTTTCAGGGCAAGGGCACTCGCGATAAGGTCCTGATTAGAATCATGATCTCCCGCAGTGAAGTGGACATGTTGAAAATCAGATGTGAATTCAAGAAAAAGTACGGCAAGTCCCTGTACTATTACATTCAGGTAAGGCCCCACCTGACCATCAGAGGGCTGGGAGTCCTGGGCACGTGCCTGTCAGAACAatggcagagggcttccctggtggcgcagtggttgagagtccgcctgccgatgcaggggacacgggttcgtgccccggtccgggaggatcccacatgccgcggagcggctgggcccgtgagccatggccgctgagcctgcgcgtccggagactgtgctctgcaacgggagaggccacagcagtgagaggcccgcgtaccaaaaaaaaaaaaaaaaaaaaaaaagaacaatggcaGAATGGcggttttctgttttctaactcCCCGGGGAAGAGATGCTAGTCATCAAATATCAGGGATTTATTTTGAAACTGCTATTAGGATTTGTCCTGGCATCTTACAGAATCAGGCAGATATTTCATATTTCCCACACATATTCTGCAGTGACAGTTGGTGCTCATGACAGTGATCCTGCAGGACTTGCTGACGTCCTGAAAAGACTTAGATCAATTTAATCTACGttttattatatttccatttcttgaaaCTCCTCTGTGATAAGCCTGGCAACATTTCCTCACTCAGAActcccatctctcccctccccatttaGCCTGTCCCTGTTTTGGAGGGATAGAGTGTTCGTATATAAGAAGCAGTTGCCTTCACCGTGGTCCCTCCCACTGTGTTTAATTCAGACAGATGTTGCAAACCCCTCTTTCTGAAAGATCCTGAAAATTTCAACGTCGTGTCAGTGGTTACCAAGGATGAATTTAGAGCTGGGTTTGCTATAACTAGGTTTACTAGGGCATATGTTTAAAATTCAGGGAGGATGTAGACTCAGTAATTATTTCCTTAACTCATCAGCTTATTCCCACGTGACCTTAAGAGTCCACGAAACAACACAGTCAGGCAGGAAGGTGCCTCGCGTGTCTTCTCTGGAAGGATGTGGGCCAGGGAGAAAACAGGTGCTGTTTGCAGGACCTCAGTGCAGGAGGAGCAGACTGGGTTCTGTCCTCTGGCCACTTACCATGTTAATCCCCAGGACCCTGTGTTCTCTCTACCCTTGTGGCAATAATCTCCCCTGGGCCGCGATCCCTGAGGGTCCTCTGATGGTTTGGGTGTGTCTGGGCAGGTCCCACAGAGGCTCCATGTGCCGTGGGGCCTGCTTGTGTGTTTCTGCAGAGTGTGGGTCTTTCTCCTGAccctgaatttcttttttctccttggcCACTTATAGCAAGACACCAAGGGTGACTACCAGAAAGCGCTGCTGTACCTGTGCGGTGGGGATGACTGAAGCCCTCAATGGCCTGAGGGTCCAGGATGGCTGCTCTGCGCTCCCAGCTAACAGTTCTACACAATCAGCTTGTGGCTAACAACCCCCTTGTGCCCATCCCTGGGAGGATGACGTTAGTGCTGCCCACCTCACCTGCTCCATCCTTAGTTTAGTTGCCTAAGCATTGCCTGCCTTTCCGGTCTAGTCTCTCTTTacagtaaaagaaatgaacattCCGAGGAATTGGAAGTGAAATCTATGATGTGAAACACTTTGCCTTTTGAGTACTGTGTCgtaaacagatgaataaactgaattTTTACTTTAGGAACAAGTACTTTGTTGACCTTGCTCTCAATTTAATTGTTTCAAAATCAAACGTGCTTAAGGGTTGTATTGTTGGGCCGGTAAGGCTGTCCCCTTGAGGAAGAAAGCTCTAGAAAGGAGCTGTCCGATATAGTAGctactatttacatttaaatttatttaaacgaAATAATTAAAAGGTCAATTCCTCAGTCAGTCTGTCCACATTTCAGATACTCAGTATCCACGTGTGGTTAGCACCTAgcgtattggacagcacaggcaGCGTACATTTTCATTATAATAGAAGGTTCTATTGCACGGGGGATGATAGTAcctatggggggaaaaaatcccAGAATGACCCCTTCATCTGCTCATCTTTATACAGGTAAGTTAGGTGAAAACAAGCTGCAGGGGCCTCAAACTGGGAAAAGGGTAGGATGGTGTGGTAGACTCCATTTAGCAAATATTCCAAGTATTCCCATAAGAATTACAGAAATCAGTAACATCCTGCCCCAGCCTCGAGGGCTCACCTGTCAGAGTCAGGCTACAGCATCCTCGTACAAGCGGTGTAACGAAAGTAGACGGGCACACAGAGAAGAAAGCGATTGGCTTTGCCTGGGAGGATTGAGAAAGATGACCCAGAGAAGAAAATGTCTGAGCCATGCCCTGATATCTAAGGGGAAGTGTTACAGCTGGGAGGAAGCTCTCCACGAGCATTCTTACGGTTCTGATTAAAGGTAATTCATACACCTGGTTCACATTTCAAATGTCACACAGTCTGTGCAGTGAAaattacatctccctcccactctcttccCAGCCAGCCAGGGGGCCTTCCTAGAGTCACGTGGTTTCTGGTCCTTCCTTCCATGGATAGACTGTGTACTAAGCAGGCGTGTGTGTTGACGTACCTGTCTCCGCTCGCAAGGTGAAGGTGGTGTTCATTGGCTTCTAGCCCAGGACCCTGCAGATGGCTTGCTCATACAGGTACCTCCCCTAAGCTGGGGGTAGGGCTGGGGCAGTGTTGATGACTATCCCCAAATTCTTACACTACATTTCCTCCTCGTAAAGGGTGCTGTGTCAGTCACTAATTCTTGACACCTGGCTGATGTTGGACGCGCTTAGTGGTCTGCAGGGACTAGGCAGGTAGTGGAAATGCAGGTGTGAAATGGGCTGGTTGGACAGAAGTGGGGAGCCTGGAGAATGGAGAACACCTGCCCCACTTTCAGCCTTCAGATCCAATGAAAACAGCACCACGATAACCAAAAGATATACATCTGTGGACCGATTGATTTGCTATTTTGACCTTTGGCAGACTTGCTGTAGAAACTCAGATGGAACAGGGCTCTTCAGTCACTAGGCCCACAAAGTGCCCGTAAGGCCACTGAGATACTCTTTAAAATGCAAGTTAGGCAAAAAATAGTGTGTCTTCTCAAATGTCTCTTCCTATGCATATTAGATGTGATGCCTCCGATCCCAGAAGATACTTTTCCGCGTGCTTGGGGCAGAGTTCAAGGAACTGCATAAGAAGCGGGGAATTTCTGTCTCCCCACACATGCTGGTGTTGCCCTCAGAAGTGGTCGGGCTCtgcgacttccctggcagtccagtggttgagactccgtgctcccaatgcaggggtcacaggttcgacccctggttggggagctaagatcctgcacaCCGCGTGGCGCGGCcatgaaaacaacaaaactgaTTGGGCTGAGCAGAGGCTGTCGGGAGCGGTGTTTCAGATCACGAAGCATTCGGGCTGTTTCTTCCCACCACACAATGCGTTTCATGCAGCAGAGGGAAAGGTGGTGGAAAGagaaggcagggctgggcagccaGGGTGTGGGCAGGCTCCTGCTCTCGCCCTGCCCAGGGTGGCCTGGCCACTGGTTTGGCAGCTCTG includes the following:
- the ANXA2 gene encoding annexin A2; translation: MSTVHEILCKLSLEGDHSTPPSAYGSVKAYTNFDAERDALNIETAIKTKGVDEVTIVNILTNRSNAQRQDIAFAYQRRTKKELASALKSALFGHLETVILGLLKTPAQYDASELKASMKGLGTDEDSLIEIICSRTNQELQEINRVYKEMYKTDLEKDIVSDTSGDFRKLMVALSKGRRAEDGSVIDYELIDQDARELYDAGVKRKGTDVPKWISIMTERSVCHLQKVFERYKSYSPYDMLESIKMEVKGDLENAFLNLVQCIQNKPLYFADRLYDSMKGKGTRDKVLIRIMISRSEVDMLKIRCEFKKKYGKSLYYYIQQDTKGDYQKALLYLCGGDD